Within Babylonia areolata isolate BAREFJ2019XMU chromosome 3, ASM4173473v1, whole genome shotgun sequence, the genomic segment TgcgagtcaacgtgggagttgcagcccacatagaagaagaagaagaagaatccttctGATGTTGCACGTTTAATAACGCATGGGATGAATGTCCAACCAGTACTTTGTGGTGAAAATAAGGAAGATAATGGGCCCCTGCAAATGTCCAAGTACCCAGTAAATGCCCATCCTCAACTTAAGCCTTTCTCTTACGaccacagacatatccacagttTAGGGGTAACTACATAATCAGGTGTGCTGCATACACTTACCTCCCTTGCAAAAGCAACTGCCTTGATGAGTGTTTGAAGCAGTTTCTCCGGTAGTTTTGGCTGGACTTTGTTTagtgttgtatgaagtgaaaagctGTTGAGCATGTCAACAAAGCTGGCAGAACATACTGTAgagaagaggtggctagaattttgtttgattttccacacaacgtcaacaacagcagctatgaaaacatgatagaaacatcaacaggaagggggcgggggcgtgtcagaagtggatataaaaaaaaaaccccaatatttTAGCTTGAAGCCTTCATTTTTGGGTTTTCATCTACTATGAAACCCTCCAAAAGAAAGCTTCAAGAcaaatattgtttacagtgagcttttgtgttgtattattctgtgatagtgtttgtgggtgttttggtgggagtgtgtgtgtgtgggtgtatgtgagttgttatgtatagtgtttatgtttaaaacaacatgatagtgcAGGAAACAACTTATtttgcacttggttgttgtgtctaatGCATTAGCTTATATTTCAGCACTATTTTCACACATAAAATAAACATACCtgaattttcttcttcccccccccccccaaatattctGTGTATTTTTTCTCTAAAAATCAGAGTTATAttcccctgattgggagttatctcatcctgtcaacaatGAAGTTATGATAAtttatattctccattcatttttcttcaagaaaatatgtacttttacatacttttgagtataattttaatttgtgtaattttttttagAAGTTGGTTATTTTGCAAAAAGCACCAATAGTTCCAGAAGTTAAAGGGGTAAAAGTGAAATTTATGCAAAGAGGGAGTGGGtgcttacaaggtagtttacagtatatACACTGCAAATATTCCTTCTGTTGTGAAGCTGAGAGCATACTGTTAACACTGCTATATATGAATTTATCCACATCTAACAGTGTTtctgttgtatgcgtgtgtgtcacagACTTACGGGGTGCTTCCATACTTTGCCAACTACCGCCTTGTGGCAGAATTCTCAACTCCTTTCGTTAACCAGAGGTAAGACAAGTGTTTTGATGGACCTAATGATAAATAATCAGATGTATCAGACATCATTTGACCAAAATAAAGTGTTTGAATACAGCTTTCAGTGTAGCAGCTCCTGTGGGAAGGTAGATACTGAAAGATTTCAAAGGAGACAAGTATCCATTCTTAATTACCCTGAAAAATATATTGTCATATGATTGCCAGTATTTGCTCTTTAGTTGCTAGACTAGCAAAATCTAAAATGGGGCATGAAATAAATGAAAGCATAAATCACATTTCCTGGAGGGCATTTACTCTGACATTTGCACATTGCAGTGAAAATATTTAGCCTTGTGTATGCATGCCTTCACTTCTGTCACATTTTGATTGTTGTGCAAGACTTGAAATGTGATATTAGATTCAAAAGTAATGTTTAGCCGACAGAACTCCACCCTCTGTTGCTACCCTTCTGCCACCACCCCTGTTCATCAAGTCAAAATAATACTGAATGATGTAAGATATATTAGCCCTCATCACTGCACGGTTGTGGTTGTTGAATGGTTAGACTTCTGGATTCGcacctgagtttcctgagttcagtCCATGGCGCGCCTGGTGGGctaagatttttccaatctcccaggtcaacacatgagCAGACATGCTTGTGACTGCACCCTCTCAGTGtgaatacgcatgcagaagatcaaatatgcacattaaagatcctgtgatccatgtcagcgtttggcgggttatggaaacgagagaatacccagcatgcacaactctGAAAATAGAGTATGACTGGGTACATGGTGGGAcaataaacaaacggtcatattCATCAAAAGTTACAcgttagtgtgaatgtgtgtgtgcatgtgcatgactgaaacctgactgaatgtcacagaaaacaaatgatgagctcCCAGAGGCAGCTTTCAGTTGGCTCagcctctacccaggtaggcagtctgttgtgcaaatggctccaTGTTTATCAAGTgctcaaaagactaagctgtaaatgatttctcattgcagtggagaaaccattcatcatacagctcttactttgttGCTGACCCAGCTGTAagctgtaagcttacgtcaatctTTGATATAAGCTGAGGTTTTTGGCGAGTTATTCACGCACAACAGACCAAAAATAAATTACCAATGTCACAAAATACCAGCCCTCAACTTAAACATTTTTTCAGGTGGTTCCTGAACGTGTTGGGCTACAGCAAAAGCAGCCCCCTTTTCGTCGCTAACGGCATCGCCATGGCTGTGACGTTCTTCGCCGTGCGCATCGCAGTCATGCCTCCGTACTGGCTGAAGGTGTACAGCGTGTATGGGACTGAGCCCTTCAACCGCTTGGGCCACATACAGCTGGTGCTGGTGATCACCTGTGCCGTCTTAGACATTATCAACCTGTACTGGTTCTACAAAATCTACACGGGGTGCCGTAGAGTGGTGGAGATGTTTTTCCTCCGGAGAAAccgggaggatggtggtggttgccTCAACAACAAGGGACATGCAGGTGTGAAAGTGAATTAatttggtgtgggtttttctttttgaaaaaaaaattttttttttttacctttttcacttttctctcatgtgtgtgtgtgtgtgtgtgtgtgtgaatacaagtTGCTTCAGAAATAGGTTTGTTTCTCTAGTGTTGGTGAAAGCATATTGCAGTTTGCAGTTAGATGAAgttaagagaaaaagaaaaaaagaaagagagaaaaatgatgtATTCTTTTGAAAGGTTTGTGAATGCTTGAAATTGATGTTTACTGTtgatgagtgttggtgtgtgtgtgtgtgtgtgtgtgtgttaagtttgtTTGGcgctttgttgttcttcttttgctcttttatgtttgtttgtttgtttttttttgtctcctcttCATCCAGGCCAGATACTTGTCACAGAAATACAGTTACTTTGTGTATGTGCACTGGTGTGTAtgttactccgtgtgtgtgtgtgtgt encodes:
- the LOC143280122 gene encoding TLC domain-containing protein 4-B-like; the protein is MGRPLKAVAFDATYYPAAAVSCVFFLYLYKFVSPTLSAKMSQKYCLLSEEKKIDWNTRVLSTVHATVVSSMCAYSLIYDSEISEDPIWWDAPAVRTSCAIVVGYMASDLVIMTIHYKHIGEVFYFFHHGASMYAYYYVMTYGVLPYFANYRLVAEFSTPFVNQRWFLNVLGYSKSSPLFVANGIAMAVTFFAVRIAVMPPYWLKVYSVYGTEPFNRLGHIQLVLVITCAVLDIINLYWFYKIYTGCRRVVEMFFLRRNREDGGGCLNNKGHAGVKVN